A window of Malania oleifera isolate guangnan ecotype guangnan chromosome 5, ASM2987363v1, whole genome shotgun sequence contains these coding sequences:
- the LOC131156380 gene encoding indole-3-acetic acid-induced protein ARG7-like, translated as MGIRLNGMVHAKQILQRTLSAKSEMVSSDIPKGHFAVYVGEAQKKRFVIPISYLNHPLFRDLLNLVEEEFGFNHPMGGLTIPCSEDYFISLTSILSS; from the coding sequence ATGGGTATTCGATTGAATGGGATGGTTCATGCAAAGCAGATTCTCCAACGGACTCTTTCGGCGAAAAGTGAAATGGTATCATCAGACATTCCGAAAGGTCACTTTGCAGTTTATGTAGGAGAAGCCCAGAAGAAAAGATTCGTGATTCCgatatcatacttgaatcatcCATTATTCCGGGATTTACTAAATCTGGTTGAGGAAGAATTTGGATTCAACCATCCAATGGGTGGTCTCACAATTCCCTGCAGCGAAGACTACTTCATTAGTCTCACTTCCATTTTAAGTTCATGA
- the LOC131155184 gene encoding auxin-responsive protein SAUR20-like codes for MGVHFLRNITHAKQILQQVRLTPCAANVPKGHFAAYVGEVCKKQFVVPISYLKHPSFQKLLSHAEEEFGFDHPMGGLTIPCKVEDFIDLTHSLNC; via the coding sequence ATGGGCGTCCATTTTCTCAGAAATATAACTCATGCTAAGCAGATTCTGCAGCAAGTCCGTCTGACACCCTGTGCAGCCAATGTGCCTAAAGGACACTTTGCTGCTTATGTTGGAGAAGTCTGCAAGAAGCAGTTTGTGGTTCCAATTTCTTATTTGAAGCATCCTTCGTTCCAGAAGTTGCTGAGTCATGCTGAAGAAGAGTTTGGGTTTGACCATCCCATGGGAGGTCTCACAATCCCATGCAAAGTAGAAGACTTCATTGATCTCACTCATAGTTTGAATTGCTAA